The following is a genomic window from Syntrophorhabdales bacterium.
AGCCCATCCGGCTTCCCTGTTGTCGGGGAACATGTGTATTCCATATCAAGCTGAGCGCCAGGTCGTTGCGAAACGATGCGCTGTTATAGAGATGAACCTGCACAAGCCCCGGCTCCTCAACCGCCCTACTGACCGAATGATGGAGCAAATTGAGCGCAACATCACTCTGACTTTCCGTTGTTCGCAGCCGAATCATTTCCATCCAGACCATATGTTTTCCCGTCAGCTATTTCCTGCCTCATAAAGAGCACAAAACATGCCCAACTATTCGGTCTTTTTTATCTTTATTTATCAAGTACTTAGCGGCGTGCTCGGCACATGCTGTTACATTTGGTAGAAACAAACTGTCATATATTGAGGAAATGGTGTAAGCTATCACATGTGGCAGCTTGAACGAACGCGCGGAGGCACCATGGAGGAGAATGACTTTTTTCGGGAATTTACGCTACGGATATGCGGCAGCTTCGATTTGAAGGAGGCTTTGTGGCGTTGTCTTCTGTATGTCCGTTCTGCTCTGCCTGCCGATGAACTGATACTTACTGTTTTCGACCCGGCATTCGGCTTTCTGGAGGTCGTGACAACCGCTGATGAGAAGGGAGGAGTTGACAGAGGAGACAAAATAACCATGGGAACAGATATGCGCAAACAGCTAGAACATGTTGAGCAGTATCCCCGCGTGCGAATATCTAATGATGCTTTGCAGGATCCGATAATGGAAAGGCTGGCTCTTCAGTACCGCTGGTCTGACTCTTCACTGATTGTCGGAAGACTGGTGATCCAGCACAATTTCGTCGGTTCCCTGATCGTTCGCGCAAACGGAAAAGACAGGTACACTGAAGGGCACGCGAGACTCTGGTCGCTCGTGAATGAACCAACAGCCATCGCGCTGGCGAACAGCAGAAAATATTACGAGCTCCTGAAAATGAAGGACCTTCTCGCTGATGACAACCGGTATCTACAAAACGAACTGAGGAGAGGCCTGGGAGACACCATAGTGGGCGCCGACTTCGGCCTGCGACAGGTGTTTGAGCAGGTAGTCAAGGTCGCGCCCCTCACAAGCCCGGTGCTGCTCACCGGTGAGACGGGGACGGGTAAAGAGGTCATCGCAAACGCCATTCATAGTTTATCCCTCAGAAACAGCGGTCCCTTGATCACTGTCAACTGTGGCGCGATTCCGGAATCCTTGGTCGACAGCGAACTCTTCGGTCATGAGAAGGGCTCCTTCACCGGAGCTTTGACAGAGAGGAGGGGCAGGTTTGAGAGGGCCCATAGGGGTACAATTTTTCTCGACGAGGTGGGCGAACTCCCTCCGCAGGCGCAGGTAAGACTTCTGCGTGTACTTCAGGAAAAAGAGATTGAAAGAGTGGGCGGCACGAATCCCATAAAGGTTGACATACGGATAATATCAGCCACTCACAGGAGTCTCGAAAAGCTCGTGGCAGAGGGAAGCTTCAGGGATGACCTTTACTATCGCCTCGGCGTCTTCCCTATTCATATACCGCCGCTGCGGGAGCGAAAAGCAGATATCCCTGCCCTGGTCGAACATTTTATCGAAAAGAAGAGACGTGAGATGGGCCTTCGCATGGCTCCAACGTTGAGCCCGGGAGCTATAGATCGGCTCATGCAGTATGCGTGGCCCGGCAACGTCAGAGAAGTCGCCAATGTTGTCGAGAGGGCGCTCATCCAGTCGGATGGCAAACCCCTTACGTTCACGGACCTGATCCCTTCCCAAACAACGGCTGAGCCTGGAAGGTCCGAACAATCATCGAGCCTGAGACTCGAGGAGATGGAAGCGTTGCACATCAGGCGAGTGCTGGAAATGACTCACGGAAGGATAGAAGGCAAGAATGGAGCCGCGCTGCTTCTCGGAGTAAATCCCAGCACGCTACGGGCCAGAATGAGAAGGCTACACATTCCATTCGGCAGAAAAAAGAATTCGTAATCTGGAAATAGATTCCCACGGGCTGGCAGATTGTTTAGCTTGACGGGCTGTTGGCGGTGCGCCGTATCGATCTGGGTCCGCCTGCACTATCCGCACGCCACCTCTTGAGGGGAAAAATCTTCTCGCATTCATCAAGCCGGTCCATTCTCGTCAATCGATCCACAATAAGGTGCCACGCACATTCCACGTCGCCGCCGATCTCACATTTCCCGTTACGCGAACCCCTACAAGGACCATTGAGCAAATGCTTGGCGCATCGCGCTATCGGCGAACTGTACCAGCACCTGATTGAATCTCACCGGCCGGGCTCTCCTCTGACCAGCCTTCAGCGACACTTGCTAAAAACGGAGAGGCGGATTAGACTGAGGAAAAGACGCTGCTCGTCAGGAGGTATCAGCCATGAACCTTCGGCAGTGCATTCGTTTTGTTATCGCGTCTACTGTGTTCCTGTGTGGAGTCTGCTCGCACTCGCCTGAGGTCGTATCAGCCCAAGGTGCGAGCCGCAGTCAGGAAAGTCAGAAATCAGCTTCCGTCAAACAGGCTGCCCAGGCGGCGGACTTTGGGCCGATGCAGAAGTATGTATCGGAGCAGGCCACCTTCGTTCTTTATGCGCCCAAAGGGTGGAGGATCAGCGAAGGTACTCAACCCGGCTTCAAAACAGTCTCTGCCGCTGACCCTTCGGGGTCGTACGAGGTTGCTCTATTCACGGGCGCCAGTCCCACCGGCAACGACCTAACGGCCCTAGCCAAGCGTTTTGCCGGAGGTATAGGCCGACGCTTCCCCGATCTACAGCTCCGCAATGCCATGTTTTCACCGGACAGGACGAAGGCAACGTTCGATGGCGCCTACACAGGCTTGCAGCGGGAGCGCAAGGAATTCAAAGCGTGGATTACTATGACAGGCACTCAATTTACCTACCAGAGCATCGAAGCTCCTGAGGGGCAACTCGCCACGGCCAAACCCTTGCTTCTCACCATTCTCTCCAACATCCGGGTGATGAAAGGGGGCTTTTCAGAGGGTAAAGGCGCACAGGCTGAGCGGGTTTCTTTTGTACCATACCGCCTGCGTGACGGGTCAGCATCCTTCCAAATGCCTCAGGGTTGGCAATGCCGGGAGTTCGGCAAAGGTGCGTTTGCGGCGGGCGATCGGGAGCGCGGTCGCAGCTTCATTGTCGGAGCCGTGGAACTGATATCGCCTCAGATGCGCGTCAATGTGCCCGGAGTCATTACCGCGCCCTACATGCCGCCGCAGCAGGCATGGCCTTTCATCACGGGGCGCATAGGCCTCGCAGCCAATATGCACTTTGAAAAAGTTATTCCCAGACAGGATCTTGTCCAGCAGATGTCCCAGGCTTACACAGGCATCCTCACGATAGAAGAGATGATCTACACGTTTGACAGCAAGACCGGCAAGGACAAGGGCTATACCCTGGGCCTTTCTTTCGGTGCGCGCTCAGGCGCGAACTGGACGTTCAGGCACATGACCGTGGCGGCACGCGCAGATGAGTTCGACGCGTTTCTACCGAACTTCGTTACCATGCTCCAATCGTACCGTATCGACGACCGCTGGGCCGCCAATTATGTGGCCCAAGGCATGCAGCGCCTGCGCCAGCTCCAGCAGCAGACTTCAGCTATGGTCACACGGAATGCATCTGAAATACATCAGATGATGCAGGCAGCATATGACGAAAGACAGCGCAGCCAGGAGTACATAGACTACCAGCGCACCAGCTACATCAGGGGCCAGCAGGACTGGGTCTCCTCCATGGAAGGAGGCACCGTCTATCGCAGCGATAGTTGGGGCATGCGCAACATGACGACCGGTGAGTATTACGAGAGCAAGCATTTGGATTACTACCACTTTACCGGCGGCAACCCTAAATACAACGAGCAGCTGCAGCCTATCGATTCCAGGGCGCTATGGGAAAAGCACATCGAGGGAAGACACTGACTCCGTTCTAGTAGTTCTCCGCAAACAACTCGAAATGGGTACGGCCATAGCCGCATACAGGACATTTGTCCGGAGGCTCCCTATCTTCTTTCACGTAGCCGCATACACGACACTTCCATTTCACAACCGTGCCCTTTTTGAAAACCCTGCCCTCCTTCACATTGTCGAGCAGCGCACGATACCGTCCCTCATGCATGGCTTCAACAATGGCGATATGCCTGAGCAGTTGGGCGATCTCTGAAAAGCCTTCTTCATCGGCCGCTTTTGCGAAATCAGGGTACATGATGGTCTGCTCATAATGCTCACCTGCGACTGCGGTTTCCAGGTTCGAAAGGGTATCACCGATCCCTTTCAGGGGGTAAACCATGGAAGGAAGTTCTATATCGCTCGTCTGAATAATCTTCAGCAGCTGCCTCGCGTGTTCCCGTTCATGGTCTGCAGTCTCCGAGAAAATTGCGGCGATCTGTTCGTACCCTTCCTCCTGTGCCTGCGAGGCAAGAAAGGTATACAGATTCCTGTTAAGACACTCGCCCGTATACGCAAGGAGAAGATTCTTTTCGGTTTGAGTCCCCTTTAATGTTTTCAACCTGTCCTCCTGTCAGGCCAAGCCTGTCATCCCGAGCTTTTCTCCTACAATGCTACTCAAGAGCGAGGATGCCTGTCAACAGGACTCAGGCACTTTCGATGACCCATCTGCATGTCTCCACGGTATGAGGTCTTCTTCTCCGGCTGTCGCCTGATCGAGTGCTCACGCCTGCAACGATTTAAGACGCCGAACGGAGCAGGTAACACCACTTATGTGTTGAAGCGTTTCAGCCGATGAAAAGAGCAGCAGACAGTGTTTTGCGTTCGCAATCGGTAGCATTCGTTTTTCGTGAACAATGAAGAATGAATCTATATGAACTACTTCTAACATCAAAGGAGGTTTAGGCATGCGAAGAAGAGGAGTTGTGACAGTGGTGGCGGCGATTAGCCTTACGTTCTTCGTTGGTGCATTCACTTATACTGTCCGTAATCTCTACGCCGAGGGGCACATCGTCAGTGTCACGAATATCAAGGAGTGGCTGAAACAGCATCCTGAGGTAGACCCGAACAATCCCCAGGTGAAAAACGGGCAGACAACGGGCGTCGTCAAAGTGACATCCATAAAGGAGTGGCTGAAGGCACACCCCAACGTTGATCCCAAGAATATGAAAACTTTTGACCCTCCGGTCAGTCCTTCCGGCCTCGTGCCTTTGACACCCGTCCTGACATGGAAGAACCCTCCTGACACGGCAAGTACCTCGCTCCTGATTGTGAGAAAGGGCGGCAGTGGAGATACCGTTCTGGAAGCAAATGACATCAAGGGCGAAACTTTTGCGGTACCGAAAGAGAAGCTAGAATATAGCGTCGAATACGTATGGCAGATAGCCCACGTCAAAAAGAGTTCCGAGATTGTAGACGGCGGTACGTTCAAATTTACCACCGATAAAGCCCCTGCACCGAAACTCAAGAAATAGATGAGATGTGAGAGCGCAGGAGCCCTGCGGGAAGGTGTGCGTTGAAATATTTTTGGTGCCTCGGACTATTTCTCCTTCATCAGGAGAGGTAGCACCTTCTCGATGCTCCTGTAATCCTCCAGGGTAACCTTATAAAACTCTTCCGGGCCCATCGGATCGAGCATTGTTGAGGTCTTCTCGGCCCATTTGATGAATTCCGGATCTTTGCAGGATGCCATGATAGCATCCGCGAGGATCTTCGCTCTGTCGTTCGGCGTGTGGGGTGGCGCCCAGGCTCCAACGCCGTAGGGGATAATCACCCCGTCGAACCCCAGTTCTTTCATGGTCGGGACCTCGGGAATCTCCTTGATACGTTTGGGCGCATGGACAGCGAGAATCCGTATCTCGCCCGATTTATGATTGCGTATCGCACCAGAAAGGGGACCGGTGCCTATATCCACATGTTTTCCCAGGACAGCAGCCGCCACTTCCGCATCACTGTCGAAAGGCACAAAATTAAGGTTCAATTTGACAAGTTCCTTCAGATACACGATCTGAAGTTGGGACGTCGACCCAAGGCCCCCACCGCCTCCCACATTGATCTTTCTTTTTTTCGATTCATCGAACACCTGTTTGAAATCCTTGAACGCTGAGTCTTTAGCAACAAACACCGTACGGTAGTCCCCTCCGACCCAGCTTCCCAGATGGACATATTCTTTCATCTTGTACTTGGACTTATAGACGAGTTCTCCTATAAGCCGCGAGGGAAACGCACTGGTGACGATCGTATATCCGTCGGGTTTTGCAGCGAAGACATACTCCATCGCTTTGCGACCTCCTCCTCCCAGCATGTTCTCGCACTGTACGGGGACTTTGAGATATTTCTGCATGTATTGCGCCATCGCCCTTCCCGGGAGATCCACGCTTCCGCCGGCTGCGTGGGTGATAACCATTCTGATAGGCCTGCTGGGGAATTTCTCCTCGGCGGAAGCGGCCTGGCCGAGAAAGAAAGAAATCGAGACAATCAGTAGAAGAACCCACAATGTTTTCATAAGGTGCACGTCTGAAATCTCCTTAACATGTTTATCGATAGAGCAACCGCCTCAACGGCTTCGCATCCTCCGCGCTTTCATGAGAGGCGAAAGATAAGGATAGAGCAAAGAAAAAAAGGTCAGTGCCACCAGAACAAGGCTGATTCCCGAGTGAAAGAAGATCGAATAGGATCCATCGCTCATGATGAGGGCCCTCTGAAAATTCTTCTCCAGCATGGGTCCCAGAACCAGCGCGAGAACGAGGGGAATGGGCGAATACCCGTGCTTATTCATGAAATAGCCAAGGCCACCGAAAACTGCGGTAATCAAGATATCAAAAAAGGAGTTCTGGATCGCGTAGCTTCCGAGCAGCGAAAAGACCAGGATGATGGGAACGATCAGATCATTCCGGACAAGAGCAATCTTGGCAAAATACTTCGCATAGGTCAGTCCTAAAACCAATACCAGAAGGCTTTCGATAAAGAACGCGGTAAAAAGGCCGTAGATAGTTGTTCCTTGTTCGACGAAGACCTTGTGCCCCGGAATGACGCCGAAGATGATCATAATCCCGAGAAAGACTGCAGCGCCAACGCTTCCGGGTATGCCCAGGCTAAGAGTGGGAATGAGGTCTCCCATGGCGCATGCGTTATTACCCATCTCGCTCGCGATGACCCCGACAGGATTTCCTTTTCCGAATTGTGATTTGTCCTTGGCAACCCTCATCTCTTCTGCATAGGCCATAAAGGACGCCGTGCTCCTTCCTGCCGCGGGAAGCGCTCCTATCCATAACCCTATCATAAACGACCTGAGGAGTGTGAAGGGATGTTTGAACGTCGTCTTGAAACCTGTGAGGAATCCGGATCCGGCGAGTTCCACGCTGCTGATAGCCTGATTCTGCTCGGACAACGTGAGGACCTGAGAAATGGCGAAGAGGCCGATCATAGTCTGCACAAAAGGTATTCCATCCTCAAGGGCCCGCAGTCCGAAAGTGAAACGGATGCTATTGCTGACCTCATCTGATCCGACTGTTGCGAGAACGAGCCCGATGCACGCGGAGATCAGGCCTTTGACGGGATTTCGTTTGACGATTGCGGAAATCACAGAAAGGGCAAAAAGCGCGAGTAAGCAATTCTCTGCCGGACCGAAGCGCAGCGCGAGAGAGGCGAGCAGTGGAGCCGTAAAAGCCAGGACCAGAACTCCAAAGACAGTACCCAGGCAGGCGGCCGTCGCGGAGATACCAAGCGCCTCTGCGCCTCGCCCCCGTTGTGTCATCGGATACCCATCGAGGAGTGTTGCGGCGCTTGCCGATTCACCGGGAGTGTTAACAAGGATGGCCGCGACTGAACCGCCGTAACTCGAGGCGAAATAGACACCGCTCATGAGGACCAGGGCACTGGTTGCCTGCAGGCCCACGCTGAAAGGCAGAACAAGCACCATGCCCGCGGCAGGCCCTATTCCCGGTAAAATCCCGACCACCACTCCCACGATCAAACCCAACAGGAGTAGCAAGAGATTCTGAACCGTGAAGGTTGCGGCTATCCCCTGGAGGATGATATCAAAAGGCACCATACGGAGCTAATCTACCTCTACCATTCAGCCGCAATCCTTCTCACTCGACATTCAGAATCACGCCCCTCAGCACCGGAATATGCAGTATCCGATAGAAGACGATATAAAAGCCGAACGTCATGGCCAGCATGACGATCATCAAGGAAAGCCATTTGCCTCTCTCGCCGAGGATGAGACCATAGCTGAGGAAGGCCGCGGGAACGACGAAGACAAATCCAAAGAGATAGCCTGTCAGGATGGAGACGGCTATGCAGAACCATGACCAGTAATACCGAGCACGATTTTCGGTTCTTTCGTCTTCCTTCTCCGCCTGTTGTTCCGTGAATCTGAGGATGGCGGGGAATATGATATAGGACACCATCCAGAACGTAAGGGTAAGAATGCCTATTCCAAGGACGAATTTGGGGAATTTCTGCGCCCTTTCAGAAAAGCGGCCGGTCTGGTGATACATAAGAACGAACGCTGCCAGGAGGAACCCGTTGAAGAGAAAGACCGGCTCTTTACATTTTTTTGGAATCGGCACGTTGAGACCTTTGATGCGATCTTATACGGGATTTGATAACGTCGAATTCTATTGCAACATCGCTCGTCAAGTCAAGACGCTTTTCCGAACGTTCATCACTTCGACGGGGATCGTCGCCTGATTGACTTGCATGGAATAACCCGCTATATTCTCCCTGATACATAGCCGTATATCGCGGCTTGTCGGACATCTACGGAGGATAAAGGGAGGGAGCAATGAGCAGCCAGGTGGATGAGATCAAACAGAAGATCGTGGATGGCATGAAGATCCTTCTTCGCGATGAGCTCATGGAGCTCAATACGGGCCACTTGAGCGTCAAGGTGCCGGGTGAAAACCTGATTTGCATGCCCGGGCATCTGCACGACCAGGCCCGAACCCTGGACACCCTAACCTTTGACGACATCATCACCATCGACATGGAAGGCAACAAGGTGGAGGGTGAGCTTGGGGCCGTAGGCGAGCGGTTCATCCACACAAAGATCTATGCTGCCCGGCCGGACGTTGCATCGGTGATCCACTGCCATCCCCAAATGGCCACCTGCTTCAGCATTGCCGGTGTGAAGATTCTTCCTGTCTATCACAGGGCAGCTATATTTCATCCCGCCGTGCCCATCTGGGATTACCCCGGGCAGATCGACAGGCCGGAACTGGGGCAGGAACTGGCGGAAGCCCTCGGGGGCAGCCCAGCGCTTCTGGTGAGAGGACATGGAGCAGTGACTGTGGGAGAATCTCCGGAGGCGTGCGTCGCCATTTGCGCCATCCTCGAGAGAACCGCTAAGATGCAGTACATCGCCTCGACCCTGGGGACACCGAGACCGATCGAAGCAATGTATCTGGATGGCAACCACATCAAGGGGCAGACCCACAAGAACTGGGTCAAGAATATATGGGGTTACCTGAGCCACACGTATCTGGATTCAAAGTAGAGGTTCTCAAGAGCAATCTCTTCTTCTGTCGAGATCAAATAGAGTACCTCTGCTGCTGCACAATGCGTTCCCGTAACCGACGATTGCGGACCCGGCGGACTCCGGTCACTCCCGCTGCAATGGTCGCCGATCAGAGTCACATCCAAGTGAGTCTTTCAAAGTTGAGATTCATTGATTGGCGGTTCTTATGCGCAGGTCGAGCAGGCTTTCGAGCTCTTGCTCATTCCACCCGCTGTACACGTCTTCCTTCTCGATGATAAAGGTGGGATACGTACGAAAGCGGTGCAGTAGGGACTTGTAGATGCCCAAGGGTGATTTGGCATCTATGAGACGGATGCGGACACGATGCCTGTAAAGCCTTGATAGCTCACACATCCATTCGGAGAGTTTCAGAGATTCTTCCTGCAGGTCAGGCGGGTACTCCTCCCTGTCCTTGTTCGTAACCTCTCGTTCCAGCCCAGACTCTCTAAACATGAGTCCACACCTGATACAGTGGCTGTAGGTCGTGAGGAGATGGCTCACCACTTCTATGGTAACCGGCTTCATATGCGTGACTCTAGCCTTAAACTTACCACAAAAAAGTTGTCCATGCATAGGTATCAGGATGCAGTCAAGATGTGGGAAGCGCTGTAACAGCCATATTGAGCATTGTGGGTACCAGGCATATAACTTGCATGAATCCTGTAAGTTTTACAGACAGTGACGCACAGAGAACAGCGTGCATCTACCACATGAAAAACCGGGACAGACCTTTTGCCAATCCTCATGTCGTCATCCGTGAAGAGTTTGACGATTGGGCGGTTCTCTTTGACCCTGATACGGGCCATGGTTTCGGCTTGAATCCCGTCGGTGTTTACGTTTGGAAGCTCCTGGATGGAGAGCATTCAATCAATGATCTACTCGCAGCCCTGCGCAGAGGTGTGCCGACGTTGCAGCAGAACGCACGTGAGCATATAGCCTC
Proteins encoded in this region:
- a CDS encoding sigma 54-interacting transcriptional regulator; this encodes MEENDFFREFTLRICGSFDLKEALWRCLLYVRSALPADELILTVFDPAFGFLEVVTTADEKGGVDRGDKITMGTDMRKQLEHVEQYPRVRISNDALQDPIMERLALQYRWSDSSLIVGRLVIQHNFVGSLIVRANGKDRYTEGHARLWSLVNEPTAIALANSRKYYELLKMKDLLADDNRYLQNELRRGLGDTIVGADFGLRQVFEQVVKVAPLTSPVLLTGETGTGKEVIANAIHSLSLRNSGPLITVNCGAIPESLVDSELFGHEKGSFTGALTERRGRFERAHRGTIFLDEVGELPPQAQVRLLRVLQEKEIERVGGTNPIKVDIRIISATHRSLEKLVAEGSFRDDLYYRLGVFPIHIPPLRERKADIPALVEHFIEKKRREMGLRMAPTLSPGAIDRLMQYAWPGNVREVANVVERALIQSDGKPLTFTDLIPSQTTAEPGRSEQSSSLRLEEMEALHIRRVLEMTHGRIEGKNGAALLLGVNPSTLRARMRRLHIPFGRKKNS
- a CDS encoding rubrerythrin family protein, whose translation is MKTLKGTQTEKNLLLAYTGECLNRNLYTFLASQAQEEGYEQIAAIFSETADHEREHARQLLKIIQTSDIELPSMVYPLKGIGDTLSNLETAVAGEHYEQTIMYPDFAKAADEEGFSEIAQLLRHIAIVEAMHEGRYRALLDNVKEGRVFKKGTVVKWKCRVCGYVKEDREPPDKCPVCGYGRTHFELFAENY
- a CDS encoding tripartite tricarboxylate transporter substrate binding protein, whose protein sequence is MKTLWVLLLIVSISFFLGQAASAEEKFPSRPIRMVITHAAGGSVDLPGRAMAQYMQKYLKVPVQCENMLGGGGRKAMEYVFAAKPDGYTIVTSAFPSRLIGELVYKSKYKMKEYVHLGSWVGGDYRTVFVAKDSAFKDFKQVFDESKKRKINVGGGGGLGSTSQLQIVYLKELVKLNLNFVPFDSDAEVAAAVLGKHVDIGTGPLSGAIRNHKSGEIRILAVHAPKRIKEIPEVPTMKELGFDGVIIPYGVGAWAPPHTPNDRAKILADAIMASCKDPEFIKWAEKTSTMLDPMGPEEFYKVTLEDYRSIEKVLPLLMKEK
- a CDS encoding tripartite tricarboxylate transporter permease; its protein translation is MVPFDIILQGIAATFTVQNLLLLLLGLIVGVVVGILPGIGPAAGMVLVLPFSVGLQATSALVLMSGVYFASSYGGSVAAILVNTPGESASAATLLDGYPMTQRGRGAEALGISATAACLGTVFGVLVLAFTAPLLASLALRFGPAENCLLALFALSVISAIVKRNPVKGLISACIGLVLATVGSDEVSNSIRFTFGLRALEDGIPFVQTMIGLFAISQVLTLSEQNQAISSVELAGSGFLTGFKTTFKHPFTLLRSFMIGLWIGALPAAGRSTASFMAYAEEMRVAKDKSQFGKGNPVGVIASEMGNNACAMGDLIPTLSLGIPGSVGAAVFLGIMIIFGVIPGHKVFVEQGTTIYGLFTAFFIESLLVLVLGLTYAKYFAKIALVRNDLIVPIILVFSLLGSYAIQNSFFDILITAVFGGLGYFMNKHGYSPIPLVLALVLGPMLEKNFQRALIMSDGSYSIFFHSGISLVLVALTFFSLLYPYLSPLMKARRMRSR
- a CDS encoding tripartite tricarboxylate transporter TctB family protein; protein product: MPIPKKCKEPVFLFNGFLLAAFVLMYHQTGRFSERAQKFPKFVLGIGILTLTFWMVSYIIFPAILRFTEQQAEKEDERTENRARYYWSWFCIAVSILTGYLFGFVFVVPAAFLSYGLILGERGKWLSLMIVMLAMTFGFYIVFYRILHIPVLRGVILNVE
- a CDS encoding class II aldolase/adducin family protein, with the protein product MSSQVDEIKQKIVDGMKILLRDELMELNTGHLSVKVPGENLICMPGHLHDQARTLDTLTFDDIITIDMEGNKVEGELGAVGERFIHTKIYAARPDVASVIHCHPQMATCFSIAGVKILPVYHRAAIFHPAVPIWDYPGQIDRPELGQELAEALGGSPALLVRGHGAVTVGESPEACVAICAILERTAKMQYIASTLGTPRPIEAMYLDGNHIKGQTHKNWVKNIWGYLSHTYLDSK